In Pseudomonas rhizosphaerae, one DNA window encodes the following:
- a CDS encoding siderophore-interacting protein, whose amino-acid sequence MKAENPFGIQRVMHEIKRRRLQVLRVAQLTPRMRRITLGGPELAGFVSEGCDDHIKLMFATTPEQQAALDTMVLGAPTPEGAKPDMRDYTPRRIDLAAGELDIDFVLHGDGPAATWAAQAEPGQFLHIGGPRSSMHVPDVFDAYLLIGDETAIPAMARRLEELPGNRRALLVIEVENAQEQQSFDSAAAFEVIWVDRHQGDLLQTVKDLSLPDGVVYGWIATEAGLSRKLRRVLLDDHKLSEEQIKAAGYWRHEGDDSE is encoded by the coding sequence ATGAAGGCAGAAAATCCGTTCGGCATTCAGCGCGTCATGCACGAGATCAAACGTCGCCGCCTGCAAGTGCTGCGCGTGGCACAACTGACCCCGCGCATGCGGCGCATCACCCTCGGCGGCCCGGAGCTGGCCGGTTTCGTCAGCGAAGGCTGCGATGACCACATCAAGCTGATGTTCGCTACCACCCCAGAGCAACAAGCGGCGCTCGATACCATGGTGCTGGGTGCGCCGACCCCGGAAGGCGCCAAGCCCGACATGCGCGACTACACCCCGCGGCGCATCGACCTTGCGGCTGGCGAGCTGGACATCGACTTCGTCCTGCATGGCGATGGCCCCGCAGCGACTTGGGCGGCCCAGGCCGAGCCGGGGCAATTCCTGCACATCGGCGGCCCACGCAGTTCGATGCACGTACCGGATGTGTTCGATGCCTACCTGTTGATCGGCGACGAAACCGCCATTCCGGCCATGGCCCGACGCCTGGAAGAGCTGCCGGGCAACCGCCGTGCGCTGCTGGTGATCGAGGTAGAAAACGCTCAGGAACAGCAGTCGTTCGACAGCGCGGCGGCCTTCGAGGTGATCTGGGTCGACCGGCACCAGGGCGACCTGCTGCAGACCGTCAAGGACCTAAGCCTGCCCGACGGCGTGGTCTATGGCTGGATCGCGACCGAGGCCGGACTGTCCCGCAAGTTGCGGCGCGTGCTGCTGGACGACCACAAGCTGAGCGAGGAGCAGATCAAGGCCGCCGGCTACTGGCGTCATGAAGGTGACGACAGCGAGTGA
- a CDS encoding carbohydrate porin has protein sequence MPANAFSRPRAFLPFTALIAFSALGAVPNAFAVPAFDPQSPFMFGDWNGTRGDLSAKGYDFKLDYTGEVGSNLHGGYNRDHATRYSDQFALGMHMDLAKILGWHDAEFQLTLTDRNGDNISNDRINDPRVGGFTSAQEVWGRGNITRITQLWYQQKFFDQRLDIKAGRFGEGEEFNSFPCDFQNLAFCGSQVGNWVGSVWYNWPVSQWALRVKYNITPELYAQVGIFEQNPSNLENDNGFKLSGSGTEGAMLPVELIWKPTLNGLPGEYRAGYYYSTADANDVYKDRNGQPAAITGQDYRSASSRHGFWLGAQQQLTSVASDNSRGLSVFANATVHDKKTNAIDNYVQGGIVYKGLFDARARDDIGFALARVHVNPAYRKNAEWHNRTLAVSDYNNAAYLPIQDTEYSAELYYGVHMANWLVLRPNLQYIRHPGGVTHIDDALIGGLKIQASF, from the coding sequence ATGCCTGCCAATGCCTTCTCACGCCCCCGGGCGTTTTTGCCGTTCACCGCCTTAATCGCTTTCAGTGCCTTGGGCGCCGTGCCCAATGCCTTCGCCGTGCCCGCGTTCGATCCACAGTCACCGTTCATGTTCGGTGACTGGAACGGCACCCGCGGCGATCTGTCCGCCAAGGGCTACGACTTCAAGCTGGACTACACCGGCGAAGTCGGCAGCAACCTGCACGGCGGATACAACCGCGACCATGCCACACGCTACAGCGACCAGTTCGCGCTGGGCATGCACATGGACCTGGCGAAGATCCTGGGTTGGCATGACGCCGAGTTCCAACTCACCCTGACCGACCGCAACGGCGACAACATCAGCAATGACCGGATCAACGATCCGCGTGTCGGCGGGTTCACGTCGGCTCAGGAAGTCTGGGGCCGTGGCAATATCACTCGGATCACCCAGCTGTGGTACCAGCAGAAGTTCTTCGACCAGCGCCTGGACATCAAGGCCGGTCGCTTCGGTGAAGGTGAAGAGTTCAACAGCTTCCCCTGCGACTTCCAGAACCTGGCGTTCTGCGGCTCGCAGGTGGGCAACTGGGTCGGCAGTGTCTGGTACAACTGGCCGGTGAGCCAGTGGGCGTTGCGCGTCAAATACAACATCACGCCCGAGCTGTACGCCCAGGTCGGCATCTTCGAGCAAAACCCTTCGAACCTGGAAAACGACAACGGCTTCAAACTCAGCGGCAGCGGTACCGAAGGCGCCATGCTGCCGGTCGAGCTGATCTGGAAACCGACCTTGAATGGGCTGCCGGGCGAGTACCGCGCCGGCTACTACTACAGCACGGCGGACGCCAACGACGTCTACAAGGACCGCAACGGGCAGCCTGCCGCGATCACCGGCCAGGACTACCGCAGTGCGTCCAGCCGCCACGGTTTCTGGCTGGGTGCCCAGCAGCAGTTGACCAGCGTCGCCAGCGACAACTCCCGTGGCCTGAGCGTGTTCGCCAACGCCACCGTGCATGACAAGAAAACCAACGCCATCGACAACTATGTACAGGGCGGCATCGTCTACAAAGGTCTGTTCGATGCGCGTGCGCGCGATGACATCGGTTTTGCCCTGGCCCGCGTGCATGTCAATCCGGCGTATCGCAAGAACGCCGAATGGCACAACCGCACCCTCGCGGTCAGCGACTACAACAATGCCGCCTACCTGCCGATCCAGGACACCGAGTACAGCGCCGAGCTCTATTACGGGGTTCACATGGCCAACTGGCTGGTGCTGCGACCGAACCTGCAATACATCCGTCATCCGGGCGGTGTAACCCACATCGACGATGCCCTGATCGGCGGGTTAAAGATTCAGGCCTCGTTCTGA
- a CDS encoding Pr6Pr family membrane protein, translating to MIRAERTLVALAAAATWFALALQLYLVLWSRWQVEASLLGGLVHFFSFFTILTNTAVAGVLTAHVAKRDSTWRRLCLRPAVSSGVLVSIVVVGVAYSLLLRNLWQPQGWQWLANELLHDVLPVSFVVYWACCVPKGTLRLRHVAAWAVYPVVYFAYLLLRGQSIGVYPYPFLDVSKLGMGQVWLNALGVLVAFIGCSALVLVIDRCWERAGAR from the coding sequence TTGATCCGCGCCGAGCGTACCCTGGTCGCACTGGCGGCCGCCGCCACCTGGTTCGCGCTGGCGTTGCAGTTGTACCTGGTGCTGTGGTCACGCTGGCAGGTCGAAGCCAGCCTGCTCGGCGGGCTGGTGCATTTCTTCAGTTTCTTTACCATCCTCACCAATACCGCGGTGGCCGGAGTGTTGACCGCCCACGTGGCCAAGCGCGATTCGACGTGGCGTCGCCTGTGCCTGCGGCCGGCGGTGAGCAGCGGGGTGCTGGTCAGCATCGTGGTGGTGGGTGTCGCCTATAGCCTGTTGCTGCGCAACCTGTGGCAGCCCCAAGGTTGGCAGTGGTTGGCCAACGAGTTGCTGCACGATGTGCTGCCCGTGTCGTTCGTGGTGTATTGGGCGTGTTGCGTGCCGAAAGGCACGCTGCGCCTGCGGCACGTGGCGGCCTGGGCGGTCTACCCTGTGGTCTACTTCGCCTACCTGTTGCTGCGCGGGCAGAGCATCGGCGTGTATCCCTATCCGTTTCTGGACGTCTCGAAACTGGGCATGGGCCAGGTATGGCTGAACGCACTGGGGGTGCTGGTGGCCTTCATCGGCTGCTCCGCGCTGGTGCTGGTGATAGACCGCTGCTGGGAACGCGCAGGCGCGCGCTAG
- a CDS encoding VF530 family DNA-binding protein, producing MHEPTHNPLHGMTLEQILNALVAHYQWEGLAQRVDIRCFKSDPSIKSSLTFLRKTPWAREKVERLYVQLQRGKR from the coding sequence ATGCATGAACCTACACACAACCCCCTGCACGGCATGACGCTGGAGCAGATCCTCAATGCACTGGTGGCGCATTACCAGTGGGAAGGGCTGGCGCAGCGTGTCGACATCCGCTGTTTCAAGAGCGACCCGAGCATCAAGTCGAGCCTGACTTTTCTGCGCAAGACGCCCTGGGCTCGTGAGAAGGTCGAGCGGCTCTACGTGCAATTGCAGCGCGGCAAGCGTTGA